The Streptococcus sp. S5 genome contains a region encoding:
- a CDS encoding YebC/PmpR family DNA-binding transcriptional regulator, with the protein MGRKWANIVAKKTAKDGANSKVYAKFGVEIYVAAKKGEPDPELNTALRFVIDRAKQAQVPKHVIDKAIDKAKGNTDETFTEGRYEGFGPNGSMLIVDTLTSNVNRTAANVRAAFGKNGGNMGASGSVSYLFDNKGVIVFAGDDADAIFELLLEADVDVDDVEAEEGTITVYTAPTDLHKAIVALRESGVEEFQVTELEMIPQSEVELSGEDLETFEKLYSVLEDDEDVQKIYTNVDGF; encoded by the coding sequence ATGGGACGTAAATGGGCCAATATTGTTGCCAAGAAAACTGCCAAAGATGGTGCCAACTCAAAAGTGTATGCCAAATTTGGTGTGGAGATCTATGTAGCTGCTAAAAAGGGTGAACCAGATCCAGAACTAAATACTGCTTTGAGATTCGTTATTGACCGTGCGAAACAAGCGCAAGTGCCAAAACACGTGATTGATAAAGCGATTGATAAGGCAAAAGGAAACACTGACGAAACCTTTACAGAAGGACGTTACGAAGGATTTGGACCAAATGGTTCGATGTTGATCGTTGATACTTTGACTTCAAACGTTAACCGTACAGCTGCCAATGTCCGTGCTGCTTTTGGTAAAAACGGTGGGAACATGGGAGCTTCCGGTTCTGTATCTTACCTCTTTGACAACAAGGGAGTTATCGTCTTTGCTGGTGATGATGCCGATGCCATCTTTGAGCTTTTGCTTGAAGCAGATGTGGATGTAGATGATGTCGAAGCAGAAGAAGGAACGATCACAGTCTACACTGCTCCAACTGATCTTCACAAAGCAATCGTTGCTTTGCGTGAATCAGGTGTCGAAGAATTCCAAGTAACAGAATTGGAAATGATTCCTCAATCAGAAGTTGAGTTGTCAGGTGAAGATTTGGAAACATTTGAAAAACTTTACAGCGTTCTTGAAGACGACGAGGACGTACAAAAAATCTACACCAACGTAGATGGATTCTAA
- a CDS encoding nucleotidyltransferase, protein MTVTGIIAEFNPFHNGHKYLLEQAEGLKIVVMSGNFVQRGEPAIVDKWIRAQMALENGADLVVELPFLVAVQSADHFAKGAVEILSRLGIDQLTFGTEEVLDYQAIATVYSEKEAEMEAFLRSLPEDLSYPQKTQKMWETFAGVEFTGDTPNHILGLAYAKACAGKGIALKAIQRQGAGYHSEEKEAAYASATSLRLHKEDQDFVAKFMPNSQLFQSAPQVSWEDYDQLLRYQILTHPDLTQIFQVNEELAHRIKDAIRSANSVEDLVEKVATKRYTKARVRRILTYILVGAMDQALPDAIHVLGFSAKGQAHLKGLKKSVEIVTRIGKEPWDSLTQQADQVYQLGHPQLPEQIWGRVPVRVEE, encoded by the coding sequence ATGACAGTTACAGGAATTATTGCAGAATTTAATCCCTTTCACAATGGTCACAAGTACTTGCTGGAACAGGCAGAAGGGCTGAAGATTGTGGTCATGTCTGGGAATTTTGTTCAACGTGGCGAGCCTGCCATTGTAGACAAGTGGATTCGCGCGCAGATGGCGTTGGAAAATGGAGCAGATCTGGTGGTCGAGCTCCCCTTTCTCGTGGCTGTTCAGTCGGCTGATCATTTTGCCAAGGGAGCAGTAGAAATCTTGTCCCGTCTAGGAATCGACCAATTGACTTTTGGGACAGAAGAGGTCTTAGATTACCAAGCGATTGCGACTGTTTATTCGGAGAAAGAAGCGGAAATGGAAGCTTTCCTGCGAAGTCTTCCAGAAGATTTATCCTATCCACAAAAGACCCAAAAAATGTGGGAAACCTTTGCTGGAGTGGAGTTCACAGGAGATACTCCCAATCATATCCTGGGCTTGGCTTATGCCAAGGCCTGTGCTGGGAAGGGGATTGCGCTCAAGGCTATCCAACGGCAAGGTGCAGGCTACCATTCAGAAGAAAAAGAGGCGGCCTATGCTTCTGCGACTAGTCTACGCCTACACAAGGAAGATCAGGACTTTGTCGCTAAATTCATGCCCAATAGCCAACTCTTTCAGTCGGCTCCACAGGTATCTTGGGAGGATTATGACCAACTGCTCCGTTATCAAATCCTAACACATCCGGATCTGACACAGATTTTTCAAGTCAATGAAGAACTGGCCCATCGGATAAAGGATGCGATTCGAAGTGCTAACTCTGTGGAAGACCTAGTGGAGAAAGTCGCAACCAAGCGCTATACCAAGGCTCGTGTCCGCCGCATCTTGACCTACATCTTGGTAGGGGCGATGGATCAAGCTCTTCCCGACGCCATTCATGTCTTAGGATTTTCCGCAAAGGGGCAAGCCCACCTCAAAGGCTTGAAAAAATCAGTAGAAATTGTGACTCGAATTGGTAAGGAACCTTGGGACAGTTTGACCCAACAAGCGGATCAGGTGTATCAACTAGGGCATCCCCAATTGCCAGAACAGATCTGGGGGCGGGTGCCAGTGAGAGTGGAAGAATAA
- a CDS encoding type II toxin-antitoxin system Phd/YefM family antitoxin: MEAVVYSTFRNHLKDYMKKVNDEFEPLTVVNKNPDEDIVVISKSEWDSLQETLRLAQNKELSDKVLRGMAEVRAGQVQLHEIEG, translated from the coding sequence ATGGAAGCAGTCGTTTATTCAACATTCCGCAATCATTTGAAGGATTATATGAAGAAGGTGAATGATGAGTTTGAGCCTTTGACGGTCGTGAATAAGAATCCAGACGAAGATATTGTGGTCATCTCTAAGAGCGAGTGGGACAGCCTACAAGAAACCCTGAGACTAGCTCAGAACAAGGAATTGTCAGATAAGGTCTTGCGGGGCATGGCAGAAGTCCGAGCTGGTCAGGTTCAACTCCATGAGATTGAGGGGTAA
- a CDS encoding Txe/YoeB family addiction module toxin, which yields MLLKFTEDAWKDYCYWQSQDKKTLKRINSLIKEIQRDPFAGIGKPEPLKYDFQGAWSRRIDAENRLIYMLDESGVAFLSFKDHY from the coding sequence ATGTTACTCAAGTTTACAGAAGATGCCTGGAAGGATTATTGTTACTGGCAAAGTCAGGACAAAAAAACACTGAAGCGAATCAATAGCCTTATCAAAGAGATCCAAAGGGACCCATTTGCTGGGATTGGTAAGCCTGAGCCCTTGAAATATGACTTTCAAGGAGCATGGTCAAGACGGATTGATGCAGAGAATCGCCTGATTTATATGCTAGATGAGTCAGGTGTCGCTTTCCTCTCTTTTAAAGATCATTATTAA
- a CDS encoding DUF5960 family protein, whose product MKPIQTKHELQFDYFSENYHQFETDFYKWAATSTPLVFLEDDILHSMAAGQRNYFRLHHTKSRDHRDHYFYFKVSTLSQSPLTRIYAYTGHHLQKIVPHQTEKKDSLI is encoded by the coding sequence ATGAAACCTATTCAAACTAAACACGAATTACAATTTGATTATTTTTCGGAGAATTACCACCAATTTGAGACAGACTTTTACAAGTGGGCCGCTACTTCTACGCCGCTCGTCTTTTTAGAAGACGATATTCTCCACTCTATGGCAGCAGGCCAGCGAAACTACTTTCGTCTTCACCATACTAAAAGTCGGGATCATCGAGACCATTATTTCTATTTTAAGGTTTCCACACTCTCCCAATCACCACTGACCCGTATTTACGCTTATACAGGACATCACTTACAAAAGATAGTTCCTCATCAAACAGAGAAAAAGGATAGCTTGATCTAA
- a CDS encoding class I SAM-dependent DNA methyltransferase yields the protein MATYETFAAVYDAVMDDSLYDLWTDFSLRHLPKSKDRKKLLELACGTGIQSVRFSQAGFDVTGLDLSADMLKIAEKRAASAKQKIDFIEGNMLDLSQAGTYDFVTCYSDSICYMQDEVEVGDVFKEVYNALNEDGVFIFDVHSTYQTDEMFPGYSYHENAEDFAMLWDTYEDAAPHSIVHELTFFVQEEDGSFSRHDEVHEERTYEVLTYDILLEQAGFKSFKLYADFEDKEPTKTSKRWFFVAQK from the coding sequence ATGGCGACTTATGAAACGTTTGCGGCGGTCTACGATGCGGTCATGGATGATAGTCTGTATGACTTATGGACGGATTTTTCCCTCCGGCATCTTCCTAAAAGTAAGGACCGGAAAAAATTGCTAGAATTGGCTTGTGGGACAGGGATTCAGTCTGTTCGCTTTTCTCAAGCTGGGTTTGATGTGACAGGGTTAGACCTGAGTGCTGACATGCTGAAAATTGCTGAAAAAAGAGCTGCTTCAGCCAAGCAGAAGATTGATTTTATCGAGGGGAATATGTTGGATCTCTCGCAAGCAGGCACTTATGATTTCGTGACCTGCTACTCGGATTCTATCTGCTATATGCAGGACGAGGTGGAAGTAGGAGATGTCTTTAAAGAAGTGTATAATGCCCTCAATGAGGACGGAGTCTTTATCTTTGATGTCCATTCGACCTATCAAACGGATGAGATGTTCCCAGGCTACTCTTACCACGAGAATGCAGAAGACTTTGCCATGCTCTGGGATACCTATGAGGATGCAGCCCCTCACTCGATCGTCCATGAGCTGACCTTCTTTGTCCAAGAAGAGGATGGCAGCTTTAGTCGGCACGATGAAGTTCATGAGGAACGCACCTATGAAGTTTTAACCTATGACATCTTATTGGAGCAGGCTGGCTTTAAATCCTTTAAACTCTATGCAGACTTTGAAGACAAAGAGCCAACAAAGACCAGCAAACGTTGGTTTTTTGTAGCACAGAAGTAG